From Streptomyces sp. TLI_235, a single genomic window includes:
- a CDS encoding Mg/Co/Ni transporter MgtE, translating to MAGAGSRVFISHLSGLPVFDPNGDQVGRVRDVVVSLRIGGRPPRVLGLVVEVIGRRRIFLPMTRVTSLESGQVLATGVINLRRFEQRPSETLVLAELLDRTVVRTKTDEEVTVLDVAMVQARLREWEVRKVFVQVGRVGRLRKARGETLTLDWSELTGFSLAEEGQGAANLLATFEQLRPADLANVMHHLSAKRRAEVAAALDDDRLADVLEELPEDDQIEIIGKLKEERAADVLEAMDPDDAADLLSDLPEEDAERLLRLMEPEDAASVRRLLSYEEDTAGGLMTTEPIVLEPDATVAEALARVRIAENKPALAAQVYVCRPPNETPTGKYLGTVHFQRLLREPPFTLVGSLVDDDLDPLPPDTPLPLVTSYLAAYNLVAAPVVDEADHLVGAVTVDDVLDHLLPEDWREASLHAAESETVHG from the coding sequence ATGGCAGGCGCAGGCAGCCGGGTCTTCATCTCGCACCTCTCCGGCCTCCCGGTGTTCGACCCCAACGGCGACCAGGTGGGCCGGGTCCGCGACGTGGTCGTCTCGCTGCGGATCGGCGGCCGCCCGCCCCGGGTGCTCGGCCTGGTCGTCGAGGTGATCGGCCGCCGCCGGATCTTCCTGCCGATGACCCGGGTGACCAGCCTGGAGTCCGGCCAGGTGCTCGCCACCGGTGTCATCAACCTGCGCCGCTTCGAGCAGCGCCCTTCCGAGACCCTCGTCCTCGCCGAGCTGCTCGACCGCACCGTCGTCCGGACGAAGACCGACGAGGAGGTCACCGTCCTGGACGTCGCCATGGTGCAGGCCCGTCTGCGCGAGTGGGAGGTCCGCAAGGTCTTCGTTCAGGTCGGCCGGGTCGGCCGGCTGCGCAAGGCCCGCGGTGAGACCCTCACCCTCGACTGGTCGGAGCTCACCGGCTTCTCCCTCGCCGAGGAGGGCCAGGGCGCGGCCAACCTGCTCGCCACCTTCGAGCAGCTCCGCCCGGCCGACCTCGCCAACGTCATGCACCACCTGTCGGCGAAGCGCCGCGCCGAGGTGGCCGCCGCCCTCGACGACGACCGGCTCGCCGACGTCCTGGAGGAGCTGCCCGAGGACGACCAGATCGAGATCATCGGCAAGCTCAAGGAGGAGCGCGCGGCCGACGTCCTGGAGGCGATGGACCCGGACGACGCCGCCGACCTGCTCTCCGACCTCCCCGAGGAGGACGCCGAACGGCTGCTGCGCCTGATGGAGCCGGAGGACGCCGCGTCGGTGCGCCGCCTCCTCTCCTACGAGGAGGACACCGCCGGCGGCCTGATGACCACCGAGCCGATCGTGCTGGAGCCGGACGCCACCGTCGCCGAGGCCCTCGCCCGGGTGCGGATCGCCGAGAACAAGCCCGCCCTGGCCGCGCAGGTCTACGTCTGCCGCCCGCCCAATGAGACGCCGACCGGCAAGTACCTGGGCACCGTGCACTTCCAGCGGCTGCTGCGCGAACCCCCGTTCACCCTGGTCGGCTCGCTGGTCGACGACGACCTCGACCCGCTGCCGCCGGACACCCCGCTGCCGTTGGTCACCAGCTACCTCGCCGCCTACAACCTGGTCGCCGCGCCGGTCGTCGACGAGGCCGACCACCTGGTGGGCGCCGTCACCGTGGACGACGTGCTGGACCACCTGCTGCCCGAGGACTGGCGCGAGGCGTCCCTGCACGCGGCCGAGAGCGAGACCGTCCATGGATGA
- a CDS encoding putative membrane protein has translation MDDRKSRRDDSPRQRIQGELRELRQLRELRAREGVRPQRPEGGTGRSRLDQPRTGRRGLIPMPTYDPEAFGKLSERIARFLGTGRFIVWMSVVIVAWVVWNTLLPSAVRFDEYPFIFLTLMLSLQASYAAPLILLAQNRQDDRDRVNMEQDRARSDRNIADTEYLTREVAALRQGLGEVATRDFVRSELMALLKELDDRRESRDLV, from the coding sequence ATGGATGACCGCAAGAGCCGCCGCGACGACAGCCCCCGCCAGCGCATCCAGGGCGAGCTGCGGGAGCTGCGGCAGCTGCGCGAGCTCCGGGCCCGCGAGGGCGTCCGCCCGCAGCGGCCCGAGGGCGGCACCGGACGCAGCCGGCTCGACCAGCCGCGCACCGGCCGGCGCGGCCTCATCCCGATGCCGACCTACGACCCGGAGGCCTTCGGCAAGCTCTCCGAGCGGATCGCCCGCTTCCTCGGCACCGGGCGCTTCATCGTCTGGATGTCCGTCGTCATCGTCGCCTGGGTGGTCTGGAACACGCTGCTGCCGTCGGCCGTCCGCTTCGACGAGTACCCCTTCATCTTCCTCACCCTGATGCTCTCGCTGCAGGCCTCGTACGCGGCGCCGCTGATCCTGCTCGCGCAGAACCGCCAGGACGACCGGGACCGCGTCAACATGGAGCAGGACCGCGCCCGCAGCGACCGGAACATCGCCGACACCGAGTACCTGACCCGCGAGGTCGCGGCGCTGCGGCAGGGCCTCGGCGAGGTCGCCACCCGGGACTTCGTGCGCTCCGAGCTGATGGCGCTGCTCAAGGAGCTGGACGACCGGCGGGAGAGCCGCGACCTGGTGTGA
- a CDS encoding ATP-binding protein involved in chromosome partitioning yields MANETEIAAGVTEESVRKALATVHDPEINRPITEIGMVKSVEITEGGAVKVGVYLTVSGCPMRETITNRVTEAVAKVPGVTGVEVELDVMSDEQRKELSQLLRGGAPEREIPFAKPGTLTRVYAVASGKGGVGKSSVTVNLAAAMAADGLKVAVVDADIYGHSIPRMLGVEGRPTQVQDMIMPPSANGVKVISIGMFTPGNAPVVWRGPMLHRALQQFLADVYWGDLDVLLLDLPPGTGDIAISVAQLVPNAEILIVTTPQMAAAEVAERAGTIALQTHQKIVGVIENMSGMPCPHCDEMIDVFGTGGGQTVADALTRSVGATVPVLGSIPIDVRLREGGDDGRPVVLSNPESPAGAALRSVAGKLGGRQRGLSGLSLGLTPKNKF; encoded by the coding sequence ATGGCCAACGAGACCGAGATTGCCGCAGGCGTGACGGAGGAGTCCGTCCGCAAGGCGCTGGCGACCGTCCACGACCCGGAGATCAACCGCCCGATCACCGAGATCGGCATGGTGAAATCCGTCGAGATCACCGAGGGCGGCGCCGTGAAGGTCGGCGTGTACCTCACCGTCTCGGGCTGTCCCATGCGCGAGACGATCACCAACCGGGTCACCGAGGCCGTCGCCAAGGTGCCGGGCGTCACCGGTGTCGAGGTCGAGCTCGACGTGATGAGCGACGAGCAGCGCAAGGAGCTCTCGCAGCTGCTGCGCGGCGGTGCGCCCGAGCGCGAGATCCCGTTCGCCAAGCCGGGCACGCTGACCCGGGTCTACGCGGTCGCCTCCGGCAAGGGCGGCGTCGGCAAGTCCTCGGTGACCGTGAACCTGGCGGCCGCGATGGCCGCCGACGGCCTCAAGGTCGCCGTCGTGGACGCCGACATCTACGGCCACAGCATCCCCCGGATGCTGGGCGTCGAGGGCCGGCCCACCCAGGTCCAGGACATGATCATGCCGCCGTCGGCGAACGGCGTGAAGGTCATCTCGATCGGCATGTTCACCCCGGGCAACGCCCCGGTGGTGTGGCGCGGCCCGATGCTGCACCGCGCCCTGCAGCAGTTCCTCGCGGACGTGTACTGGGGCGACCTGGACGTCCTGCTGCTGGACCTGCCGCCCGGCACCGGCGACATCGCGATCTCGGTCGCCCAGCTGGTGCCCAACGCCGAGATCCTCATCGTCACCACCCCGCAGATGGCCGCCGCCGAGGTCGCCGAGCGGGCCGGCACCATCGCCCTGCAGACCCACCAGAAGATCGTCGGCGTCATCGAGAACATGTCGGGCATGCCCTGCCCGCACTGCGACGAGATGATCGACGTCTTCGGCACCGGCGGCGGCCAGACCGTCGCGGACGCGCTCACCCGCAGCGTCGGCGCGACCGTGCCGGTGCTCGGCTCGATCCCGATCGACGTCCGCCTCCGCGAGGGCGGCGACGACGGCCGGCCGGTCGTCCTCTCGAACCCGGAGTCCCCGGCCGGCGCCGCCCTGCGCTCCGTCGCCGGCAAGCTCGGCGGCCGCCAGCGCGGCCTGTCCGGCCTCTCCCTCGGGCTCACCCCGAAGAACAAGTTCTGA
- a CDS encoding sec-independent protein translocase protein TatB, translated as MFSDIGPLEVVALAVMAIVIFGPDKLPKLIQDTMGFIRKVRSFADSAKDDIRSELGPEFQDFEFTDLHPKTFVRKQLMGGNEDPLGFKELKDGLDFKSALNDEPPRRVAGAADLNKSAPAETGAPLAAGERPPFDLDAT; from the coding sequence GTGTTCAGTGACATAGGCCCACTGGAGGTCGTTGCGCTGGCCGTCATGGCCATCGTGATCTTCGGGCCGGACAAGCTGCCGAAGCTGATCCAGGACACCATGGGCTTCATCCGCAAGGTGCGGTCCTTCGCGGACAGTGCCAAGGACGACATCCGCAGCGAGCTGGGCCCGGAGTTCCAGGACTTCGAGTTCACCGACCTGCACCCGAAGACCTTCGTCCGCAAGCAGCTGATGGGCGGCAACGAGGACCCGCTGGGCTTCAAGGAGCTCAAGGACGGCCTCGACTTCAAGTCCGCCCTCAACGACGAGCCGCCGCGGCGGGTCGCCGGCGCGGCCGACCTCAACAAGAGCGCGCCCGCCGAGACGGGTGCGCCGCTCGCGGCCGGTGAGCGCCCGCCGTTCGACCTGGACGCCACCTGA
- a CDS encoding anti-sigma factor (TIGR02949 family) — MNAGAHQSGPEPTGRSRRGPSWAQLGRRADHPQAPAEPAERSVAEPAAPRAVAVRPAEPAEEHHLGDRLSAYLDGELGHDSRERVQAHLATCPECLAEADEGRAVKHLLTRTDTPGPSSMLMARLLAVAALPEDENGDGPGAGTSVPASPGTFGGSRLTGGSFGRGAGASFGSGALGAQSPIPGVDPRAGRPLLSMPGNRLSLVPSAARPAAALRSLTEPRGRRAVQPSGGRPGMLPEPAAAAARPGSTPFGRRFVFAAAGAFSVAAVTLGGVGGPSAVGGEEQHGSRVSPVSNPGGAAVPLTAQLPADFPMVPALAPVPPGQLPQPDSAGSAGSDVTRLGPHNLLR; from the coding sequence GTGAACGCCGGCGCCCACCAGAGCGGCCCGGAGCCGACCGGCCGGTCCCGCCGCGGCCCCTCCTGGGCCCAGCTCGGCCGCCGTGCAGACCACCCGCAGGCCCCTGCCGAGCCGGCCGAGCGGTCCGTCGCCGAGCCCGCCGCGCCGCGGGCCGTCGCGGTGCGCCCCGCCGAGCCCGCGGAGGAGCACCATCTCGGCGACCGCCTCTCCGCCTACCTCGACGGCGAACTCGGCCACGACTCCCGCGAGCGCGTCCAGGCCCACCTCGCGACCTGCCCCGAGTGCCTCGCCGAGGCCGACGAGGGCCGCGCGGTCAAGCACCTGCTGACCCGCACCGACACCCCCGGCCCCTCCTCGATGCTGATGGCCCGGCTGCTCGCGGTCGCAGCCCTGCCCGAGGACGAGAACGGCGACGGCCCCGGCGCGGGCACGTCCGTACCGGCCTCCCCCGGCACGTTCGGCGGCAGCCGGCTCACCGGCGGCTCCTTCGGCCGCGGCGCCGGCGCCTCCTTCGGCTCGGGCGCGCTCGGCGCACAGAGCCCGATCCCCGGGGTCGACCCGCGGGCCGGCCGCCCGCTGCTGTCGATGCCGGGCAACCGGCTCTCCCTGGTGCCCTCCGCGGCCCGCCCGGCCGCCGCGCTGCGCAGTCTGACCGAGCCCCGCGGGCGCCGGGCGGTGCAGCCCTCCGGCGGCCGCCCGGGCATGCTGCCCGAGCCCGCCGCGGCCGCGGCCCGGCCGGGGTCGACACCGTTCGGCCGCCGCTTCGTGTTCGCCGCCGCCGGCGCCTTCTCGGTGGCCGCGGTCACCCTGGGCGGCGTGGGCGGCCCCTCGGCCGTCGGCGGCGAGGAGCAGCACGGCAGCCGGGTCAGTCCGGTGAGCAACCCCGGCGGCGCCGCCGTCCCGCTCACCGCCCAGCTGCCGGCCGACTTCCCGATGGTCCCGGCGCTGGCCCCGGTGCCGCCCGGCCAGCTCCCGCAGCCCGACTCGGCCGGCTCGGCCGGCTCCGATGTGACGCGGCTCGGCCCGCACAACCTGCTCCGTTAG
- a CDS encoding RNA polymerase sigma-29 (SigE) subunit, which translates to MVVALLGRRADRGGVAEGDVPVRRYPRGTSSARTPKPVMNQPAHTPQDATTEAAGAAAEPAALATFAEGPDAQSWTPPTWEEIVEAHSARVYRLAYRLTGNQHDAEDLTQEVFVRVFRSLSTYTPGTFEGWLHRITTNLFLDMVRRRQRIRFDALAEDAAERLPSREPSPAQHFSDTHFDADVQQALDTLAPEFRAAVVLCDIEGLSYEEIAATLGVKLGTVRSRIHRGRSHLRAALKHRAPGGAPGRVRRGGSAEPVPVGVDTGPAAGPDRRGS; encoded by the coding sequence ATGGTGGTGGCCCTGCTGGGCAGAAGAGCCGACCGAGGAGGTGTGGCCGAGGGCGACGTCCCTGTGCGGCGGTATCCCCGCGGCACCTCGTCGGCCCGTACGCCGAAGCCCGTGATGAACCAGCCCGCGCACACCCCCCAGGACGCAACCACCGAGGCGGCCGGGGCCGCGGCCGAGCCGGCCGCGCTCGCGACCTTCGCCGAGGGCCCCGACGCGCAGAGCTGGACGCCGCCGACCTGGGAGGAGATCGTCGAGGCGCACAGCGCCCGCGTCTACCGCCTGGCCTACCGGCTGACGGGAAATCAGCACGACGCCGAGGACCTCACGCAGGAGGTCTTCGTCCGGGTCTTCCGCTCGCTCTCCACCTACACCCCCGGCACCTTCGAGGGCTGGCTGCACCGCATCACCACCAATCTGTTCCTGGACATGGTGCGCCGCCGCCAGCGGATCCGCTTCGACGCCCTCGCCGAGGACGCCGCCGAGCGCCTGCCCAGCCGCGAGCCCAGCCCGGCCCAGCACTTCAGCGACACCCACTTCGACGCCGACGTCCAGCAGGCGCTCGACACCCTCGCCCCCGAGTTCCGCGCCGCCGTCGTGCTGTGCGACATCGAGGGCCTCTCCTACGAGGAGATCGCCGCCACCCTCGGGGTCAAGCTCGGCACGGTCCGCAGCCGGATCCACCGCGGCCGCTCGCACCTGCGTGCCGCCCTCAAGCACCGCGCGCCGGGCGGCGCCCCCGGCCGCGTCCGCCGTGGCGGCTCCGCCGAGCCCGTCCCGGTCGGCGTCGACACAGGCCCCGCCGCCGGGCCGGACCGGAGGGGCTCGTGA
- a CDS encoding putative O-methyltransferase YrrM gives MAEKCRHRVGIRRSGEAAITEFGPERAALADTYVGEDAVLTYARAQSARAGIRAIGPSGGAFLRLLAAALDAKSVAEIGTGTGVSGVYLLRGMRPDGVLTTVDTEPVRQQCAREAYLAAGFAPNRARFIPGRALDVLPRLADGQYDLVFCDGDPAESRAYLAESLRLLRPGGIVCFEGVFQEGRLAEPDQDDPQTHAVRELVRDVRESDRLLPALMPVSDGLLCAVKR, from the coding sequence GTGGCTGAAAAATGTCGACATCGGGTCGGCATCAGGCGCTCCGGAGAGGCAGCCATCACCGAGTTCGGGCCCGAGCGGGCGGCTCTCGCCGACACCTACGTCGGCGAGGACGCGGTGCTGACCTACGCCCGGGCCCAGTCCGCGCGGGCCGGAATACGCGCGATCGGGCCGAGCGGCGGCGCCTTCCTGCGGCTGCTGGCGGCGGCGCTGGACGCCAAGTCGGTCGCCGAGATCGGCACCGGCACCGGCGTCTCGGGGGTCTACCTGCTGCGCGGGATGCGGCCGGACGGCGTGCTGACGACCGTCGACACCGAGCCGGTGCGCCAGCAGTGCGCGCGGGAGGCCTATCTGGCCGCCGGGTTCGCCCCCAACCGGGCGCGCTTCATCCCGGGCCGGGCGCTCGACGTACTGCCCCGGCTCGCGGACGGCCAGTACGACCTGGTGTTCTGCGACGGCGACCCGGCCGAGTCCCGCGCCTACCTCGCAGAATCGTTGCGGCTGCTGCGGCCGGGCGGGATCGTCTGCTTCGAGGGGGTGTTCCAGGAGGGCCGGCTGGCCGAGCCCGACCAGGACGACCCGCAGACCCACGCGGTGCGCGAGCTCGTCCGGGACGTCCGGGAGAGCGACCGGCTGCTGCCCGCGCTGATGCCCGTCTCCGACGGGCTGCTCTGCGCCGTCAAGCGCTGA
- a CDS encoding enoyl-CoA hydratase, whose protein sequence is MSDSVLYELDGGLAVITINRPDAMNALDTATKVALRDTVTEAANDPAVRAVLLTGAGDRAFCVGQDLKEHLGLLKRAEETGEGALKTVAEHYNPLLRALAGMAKPTVAAVNGVAAGAGAGLAFACDFRIVADTAGFNTSFVGVALTADSGVSWTLPRLVGHARATELLMVPRTVKSDEALGLGLATRVVPTAELAATARAFAAELAAGPTVAYAAVKESLAYGASHSFAELLEKEDELQTRAGASEDHRIAVRAFVAKEKPDYVGR, encoded by the coding sequence ATGTCCGACTCCGTGCTGTACGAGCTCGACGGCGGCCTGGCCGTCATCACCATCAACCGCCCGGACGCGATGAACGCGCTCGACACGGCGACCAAGGTGGCGCTGCGCGACACCGTCACCGAGGCCGCGAACGACCCGGCGGTGCGGGCCGTGCTGCTGACCGGTGCGGGCGACCGGGCGTTCTGCGTCGGGCAGGACCTGAAGGAGCACCTGGGGCTGCTGAAGCGTGCCGAGGAGACCGGCGAGGGGGCGCTGAAGACGGTCGCCGAGCACTACAACCCGCTGCTGCGGGCGCTCGCCGGGATGGCCAAGCCGACGGTGGCCGCGGTGAACGGCGTGGCGGCCGGCGCGGGCGCCGGGTTGGCCTTCGCCTGCGACTTCCGGATCGTCGCCGACACGGCCGGCTTCAACACCTCCTTCGTCGGGGTCGCGCTGACCGCCGACTCGGGCGTCTCCTGGACGCTGCCGCGGCTGGTCGGCCACGCCCGGGCCACCGAGCTGCTGATGGTGCCGCGGACGGTGAAGTCCGACGAGGCGCTCGGCCTCGGGCTCGCCACCCGGGTCGTCCCGACCGCCGAACTCGCCGCCACCGCGCGGGCCTTCGCGGCCGAGCTGGCCGCCGGCCCGACGGTCGCCTACGCCGCCGTCAAGGAGTCGCTGGCGTACGGCGCCTCGCACTCCTTCGCCGAGCTGCTGGAGAAGGAGGACGAGCTGCAGACCCGGGCCGGCGCCAGCGAGGACCACCGGATCGCCGTCCGGGCCTTCGTCGCCAAGGAGAAGCCGGACTACGTCGGGCGCTGA
- a CDS encoding DNA-3-methyladenine glycosylase I, which translates to MTGAVLGPDGLLRCGWGESTDDYRVYHDTEWGRPVHGDAALFERISLEAFQSGLSWITILRRREGFRAAFAGFDIAAVAGYGPADTQRLLQDTGIIRNRAKIEATVANARAALDLAGGLDELVWRFAADPGRPAPRTLDEVPAVTPESTALAKELKKHGFRFVGPTTAYALMQACGLVDDHLADCHARGAAAGQRPT; encoded by the coding sequence GTGACCGGCGCCGTCCTCGGCCCGGACGGCCTGCTGCGCTGCGGCTGGGGCGAGTCGACGGACGACTACCGCGTCTACCACGACACCGAGTGGGGCCGCCCGGTGCACGGCGACGCCGCCCTGTTCGAGCGGATCAGCCTGGAGGCCTTCCAGTCCGGGCTGTCCTGGATCACCATCCTGCGCCGCCGGGAGGGCTTCCGGGCGGCGTTCGCTGGCTTCGACATCGCCGCGGTGGCGGGCTACGGCCCGGCCGACACCCAGCGGCTGCTGCAGGACACCGGCATCATCCGCAACCGGGCCAAGATCGAGGCGACCGTGGCCAACGCCCGGGCCGCCCTCGACCTGGCCGGCGGCCTGGACGAACTGGTCTGGCGGTTCGCCGCGGACCCGGGCCGGCCGGCGCCCCGCACGCTCGACGAGGTGCCGGCCGTGACCCCGGAGTCCACCGCGCTGGCCAAGGAGCTCAAGAAGCACGGCTTCCGCTTCGTCGGCCCGACCACCGCCTACGCGCTGATGCAGGCCTGCGGGCTGGTAGACGACCACCTGGCGGACTGTCACGCGCGCGGGGCGGCCGCGGGTCAGCGCCCGACGTAG
- a CDS encoding DivIVA domain-containing protein, which produces MFWVIVAAMAVVVGGAALVALGGGGTLPEALPDRIAARLPQDRPLGRHDVDELRLPMALRGYRMDEVDNVLDRLGAELTLRDTRIAELEAAAVVRGAVELAPGQPQDEPLPGLEAFAAVVEPGTPAPAPAPADAPAPAAEQGAEQGAAEDGNTEGKPVDPRADFFKKSGGEQS; this is translated from the coding sequence GTGTTCTGGGTGATCGTGGCGGCGATGGCCGTGGTGGTCGGCGGTGCGGCGCTGGTGGCGCTCGGTGGCGGCGGCACGCTTCCGGAGGCGCTGCCCGACCGGATCGCCGCCCGGCTGCCGCAGGACCGGCCGCTGGGCCGGCACGACGTGGACGAGCTGCGGCTGCCGATGGCGCTGCGCGGCTACCGCATGGACGAGGTCGACAACGTGCTCGACCGGCTCGGCGCGGAGCTCACGCTGCGCGACACCCGGATCGCCGAGCTGGAGGCCGCCGCCGTGGTGCGCGGTGCCGTGGAGCTCGCCCCCGGGCAGCCGCAGGACGAGCCGCTGCCGGGCCTGGAGGCGTTCGCCGCGGTGGTCGAGCCCGGCACCCCGGCCCCCGCGCCCGCGCCCGCTGACGCGCCCGCGCCGGCCGCAGAGCAGGGCGCCGAGCAGGGCGCCGCGGAGGACGGGAACACGGAGGGGAAGCCGGTCGACCCGCGCGCGGACTTCTTCAAGAAGTCCGGCGGGGAGCAGTCGTGA
- a CDS encoding dihydropteroate synthase — protein MALRLGPREFGDDELVIMAIVNRTPDSFFDRGATFADEAAFAAADRAMAEGAAILDIGGVKAGPGEEVTVEEELRRTVPFVAELRKRHPEAVISVDTWRHEVGEAVCEVGADLLNDAWGGVDPKLAEVAARYDAGLVCTHAGGAEPRTRPHRVGYADVMADILEVTVGLAERAVELGVRRDAVLIDPGHDFGKNTRHSLEATRRLPEMTATGFPVLVSLSNKDFVGETLDRPVDERLLGTLATTAVSAWLGAQVYRVHQVAETRQVLDMVASIRGTRPPAVARRGLA, from the coding sequence GTGGCACTGCGCCTTGGCCCGCGTGAGTTCGGCGACGACGAGCTGGTGATCATGGCGATCGTCAACCGCACCCCGGACTCCTTCTTCGACCGCGGTGCCACCTTCGCCGACGAGGCCGCCTTCGCCGCCGCCGACCGCGCGATGGCCGAGGGTGCGGCGATCCTCGACATCGGCGGGGTGAAGGCCGGCCCGGGCGAGGAGGTCACCGTCGAGGAGGAGCTGCGCCGCACCGTGCCGTTCGTCGCCGAGCTGCGCAAGCGCCACCCGGAGGCGGTGATCAGCGTCGACACCTGGCGGCACGAGGTCGGCGAGGCGGTCTGCGAGGTCGGCGCCGACCTGCTGAACGACGCCTGGGGCGGCGTCGACCCGAAGCTCGCCGAGGTCGCCGCCCGGTACGACGCCGGGCTGGTCTGCACGCACGCCGGCGGCGCCGAGCCGCGCACCCGGCCGCACCGGGTCGGCTACGCGGACGTGATGGCCGACATCCTGGAGGTGACCGTGGGCCTCGCCGAGCGGGCGGTGGAGCTCGGGGTGCGGCGGGACGCGGTGCTCATCGACCCGGGCCACGACTTCGGCAAGAACACCCGGCACTCGTTGGAGGCCACCCGGCGGCTGCCGGAGATGACGGCCACCGGCTTCCCGGTGCTCGTCTCGCTCTCCAACAAGGACTTCGTCGGGGAGACCCTGGACCGGCCAGTGGACGAGCGGCTGCTGGGCACCCTGGCCACCACCGCCGTCTCGGCCTGGCTGGGTGCGCAGGTGTACCGGGTGCACCAGGTCGCCGAGACCCGCCAGGTGCTGGACATGGTCGCCTCGATCCGCGGCACCCGGCCCCCGGCGGTCGCCCGCCGGGGGCTCGCCTGA
- a CDS encoding succinyldiaminopimelate desuccinylase, translating into MSSPNTPLDLSLDGGTLTAQLVDFPSVSGDEQALADAVENALRALPHLTVDRHGNNVVARTNLGRAERVLLAGHLDTVPIADNLPSRAEGDLLYGCGTSDMKSGVAVQLRLAATLTDPNHDLTFVFYDCEEIEASRNGLGHLATEHPDWLAADFAVLMEPSGAVVEGGCQGTLRAEIVLTGTRAHSARSWLGDNAIHKAVEVLRRLSAYEPRRVLIDGLEYREGLNATRIDGGVAGNVIPDECTVQVNFRYAPDRSEQQAADHVREVFAGFELRVTDSAPGALPGLDRPAARAFLAAVGGEARAKFGWTDVARFSALGVPAVNYGPGDPNLAHKRDEHCSLSAIAEVEERLAAWLTAS; encoded by the coding sequence ATGAGCAGCCCGAACACGCCCCTCGACCTGTCCCTCGACGGCGGCACGCTGACCGCGCAGCTGGTCGACTTCCCGTCCGTCAGCGGCGACGAGCAGGCGCTCGCCGACGCCGTCGAGAACGCGCTGCGGGCCCTGCCGCACCTGACGGTCGACCGCCACGGCAACAACGTCGTCGCCCGGACGAACCTCGGCCGGGCCGAACGGGTCCTGCTCGCCGGCCACCTGGACACCGTGCCGATCGCCGACAACCTCCCCTCCCGGGCGGAGGGCGACCTGCTGTACGGCTGCGGCACCTCCGACATGAAGTCCGGCGTCGCCGTGCAGCTGCGGCTCGCCGCCACCCTCACCGATCCGAACCACGACCTCACCTTCGTCTTCTACGACTGCGAGGAGATCGAGGCCTCCCGCAACGGCCTCGGCCACCTCGCCACGGAGCACCCCGACTGGCTCGCCGCCGACTTCGCGGTCCTCATGGAGCCCAGCGGCGCGGTCGTCGAGGGCGGCTGCCAGGGCACCCTGCGCGCCGAGATCGTGCTCACCGGCACCCGCGCCCACTCGGCCCGCAGCTGGCTCGGCGACAACGCCATCCACAAGGCCGTCGAGGTGCTGCGCCGGCTCTCCGCGTACGAGCCGCGGCGGGTGCTGATCGACGGCCTGGAGTACCGCGAGGGCCTCAACGCCACCCGGATCGACGGCGGCGTGGCCGGCAACGTCATCCCCGACGAATGCACCGTCCAGGTCAACTTCCGCTACGCGCCGGACCGCAGCGAGCAGCAGGCGGCCGACCACGTCCGCGAGGTCTTCGCCGGCTTCGAGCTGCGCGTCACCGACAGCGCCCCCGGCGCGCTGCCCGGCCTCGACCGGCCCGCCGCGCGGGCCTTCCTGGCGGCCGTCGGCGGCGAGGCCCGGGCCAAGTTCGGTTGGACGGACGTCGCCCGCTTCAGCGCGCTCGGCGTGCCCGCCGTCAACTACGGACCGGGCGACCCGAACCTCGCGCACAAGCGCGACGAGCACTGCTCGCTCAGCGCGATCGCCGAGGTCGAGGAGCGCCTGGCGGCCTGGCTGACGGCTTCCTGA